The Xenopus laevis strain J_2021 chromosome 5L, Xenopus_laevis_v10.1, whole genome shotgun sequence genome has a segment encoding these proteins:
- the LOC108716348 gene encoding transmembrane epididymal protein 1A: MGTFIGHISPGLAFLSFGLLYAVRYSWMVLNGCRDQYPPRNMSTRGFLKSLPAEGIMKLIYGFLAVMAEFFFPPGVQKLRFFNLSDPNFHFQNPNEWQHATMYGYFCMSGALDIISQACLSTRCPLLEHVGVTAAFFVTTLLLKFHAHGKEAVEMQVHLLLLLTCAITCAILIFELWWPNQPNLWFTKAWSVLVQGTWLLHVAFILYKPPTGHYWNGEDPADLMFLTTFYCWHLAFNAGLTGALFWATYLVHRRFGAKFINAGYQLAEKGELEKLTLDDGDEEL, from the coding sequence ATGGGTACTTTCATAGGACATATCTCTCCCGGATTAGCTTTCTTGTCTTTTGGCCTCTTGTATGCTGTCCGCTACTCCTGGATGGTACTCAATGGTTGCCGTGACCAGTATCCACCAAGGAACATGTCGACCCGTGGTTTTTTGAAATCATTGCCAGCTGAGGGTATAATGAAGTTAATTTATGGTTTTTTGGCTGTTATGGCAGAATTCTTCTTTCCACCTGGGGTTCAGAAACTTCGCTTCTTCAATTTAAGTGATCCTAATTTTCATTTCCAGAACCCTAATGAATGGCAGCATGCCACCATGTATGGATACTTTTGCATGAGCGGGGCATTGGATATCATAAGTCAAGCTTGTCTTTCCACTCGCTGCCCACTACTTGAACATGTTGGAGTCACTGCTGCCTTTTTTGTTACCACCCTTCTTCTTAAGTTCCATGCTCATGGTAAGGAAGCTGTTGAGATGCAGGTTCACTTATTACTTCTTCTTACATGTGCCATCACATGTGCTATCTTGATTTTTGAACTTTGGTGGCCCAACCAACCCAATCTTTGGTTTACCAAGGCATGGTCGGTGCTAGTTCAGGGAACATGGTTGCTTCATGTCGCTTTTATTTTGTATAAGCCCCCCACTGGTCATTATTGGAATGGGGAAGACCCTGCTGATCTCATGTTCCTCACAACCTTCTACTGCTGGCATCTGGCCTTTAATGCAGGCTTAACAGGAGCTCTGTTTTGGGCCACCTACCTTGTGCACCGTCGTTTTGGGGCTAAATTCATAAATGCAGGCTACCAGCTGGCGGAAAAGGGAGAGTTAGAAAAACTTACGCTAGATGATGGGGATGAGGAACTTTAA
- the polr2h.L gene encoding polymerase (RNA) II subunit H L homeolog, with the protein MAGILFEDIFDVKDIDPEGRKFDRVSRLHCESESFKMDLILDVNIQVYPVDLGDKFRLVVASTLYEDGTLDDGEYNPTDDRPSRADQFEYIMYGKVYRIEGDETSTEAATRLSAYVSYGGLLMRLQGDANNLHGFEVDSRVYLLMKKLAF; encoded by the exons ATGGCTGGCATTTTGTTTGAAGACATCTTTGATGTAAAGGATATTGATCCTGAAGGAAGAAAATTTGATCGAG TCTCAAGGCTTCATTGTGAAAGTGAGTCTTTCAAAATGGATTTGATCCTTGATGTCAATATACAAGTTTATCCTGTCGACTTGG GTGATAAATTCCGCTTGGTTGTTGCCAGTACACTGTATGAGGATGGTACGTTGGATGATGGAGAGTACAATCCTACTGATGACCGTCCCTCAAG AGCTGACCAATTTGAATACATTATGTATGGCAAAGTCTATCGGATAGAAGGTGATGAAACTTCCACAGAAGCTGCTACCCGCCT GTCTGCATATGTTTCATATGGAGGACTTTTGATGAGGCTTCAGGGAGATGCAAACAATCTGCATGGGTTTGAAGTGGATTCCCGTGTTTACCTCTTGATGAAGAAGCTGGCTTTCTAA